In Corynebacterium guangdongense, one DNA window encodes the following:
- the argF gene encoding ornithine carbamoyltransferase — protein sequence MTIINGVRHFLADDDLTPSEQAEVLQLAADLKKAPLSRRPLEGPLSVAVLFDKTSTRTRFSFDAGIAHLGGHAIVVDSGSSQLGKGESLQDTGAVLSRFVEAIVWRTYAQQNLVDMAENATVPIVNALTDDLHPCQILADLQTCVENISPEQGPAGLKGKKAVYLGDGDNNMANSYMIGFATAGMDISIIAPENFQPKAEFVERARARGAETGATVTVTSDTAEVAGADVVITDTWVSMGQESDGKDRRTPFLPYQVTEEIMAAAGEEAIFLHCLPAYRGNEVTGEVIDGPRSRVFDEAENRLHAQKALLVWLLANQPAGK from the coding sequence ATGACAATCATCAATGGCGTCCGCCACTTCCTCGCCGACGACGACCTGACCCCGTCCGAGCAGGCCGAGGTGCTTCAGCTGGCCGCGGACCTGAAGAAGGCCCCGCTGTCCAGGCGGCCACTCGAGGGGCCGCTCTCGGTGGCGGTGCTCTTCGACAAGACCTCCACCCGTACCCGCTTCTCCTTCGACGCCGGCATCGCCCACCTCGGCGGCCACGCCATCGTCGTGGATTCCGGCAGCAGCCAGCTGGGCAAGGGCGAGAGCCTGCAGGACACCGGCGCGGTGCTCTCCCGCTTCGTCGAGGCGATCGTCTGGCGCACCTACGCCCAGCAGAACCTCGTCGACATGGCCGAGAACGCCACCGTACCCATCGTCAACGCACTGACCGACGACCTGCACCCGTGCCAGATCCTGGCTGACCTGCAGACCTGCGTCGAGAACATCTCCCCGGAGCAGGGGCCGGCCGGCCTGAAGGGGAAGAAGGCTGTCTACCTCGGCGACGGCGACAACAACATGGCTAACTCCTACATGATCGGCTTCGCCACCGCGGGCATGGACATCTCGATCATCGCGCCGGAGAACTTCCAGCCCAAGGCCGAGTTCGTCGAACGCGCCCGGGCCCGCGGCGCCGAGACCGGCGCCACCGTCACGGTCACCTCCGACACCGCCGAGGTGGCCGGCGCCGACGTCGTCATCACCGACACCTGGGTGTCCATGGGGCAGGAGTCCGACGGCAAGGACCGCCGCACCCCCTTCCTGCCTTACCAGGTGACCGAGGAGATCATGGCGGCCGCCGGCGAGGAGGCGATCTTCCTGCACTGCCTGCCGGCCTACCGCGGCAACGAAGTCACCGGGGAGGTCATCGACGGACCGCGCTCGCGCGTGTTCGACGAGGCCGAGAATCGCCTGCACGCCCAGAAGGCGCTGCTGGTCTGGCTGCTCGCGAACCAGCCGGCGGGGAAGTAG
- a CDS encoding arginine repressor — protein sequence MTAPTSRTARQGRITEILARTRVSSQVQLAELLKAEGIEITQATLSRDLDELGARKVRPPEGPAYYVLAGAAQSTAGEQVMGAGTTGTLDKLHRMLDELVVNVDHSGQIAVLRTPPGAAQYLASFIDRVGLDDVVGCIAGDDTVFVLAREPLTGVQLAQRLTRR from the coding sequence GTGACCGCACCGACCTCCCGCACGGCCCGGCAGGGCCGGATCACCGAGATCCTGGCGCGCACCCGGGTGAGCTCCCAGGTACAGCTGGCGGAACTGCTCAAGGCCGAGGGCATCGAGATCACCCAGGCGACGCTGTCACGTGATCTGGACGAGCTCGGCGCACGTAAGGTCCGACCGCCCGAGGGGCCGGCCTACTACGTGCTGGCCGGCGCCGCCCAGAGCACGGCGGGGGAGCAGGTGATGGGCGCGGGGACCACCGGCACCCTCGACAAGCTCCACCGCATGCTCGATGAACTGGTGGTCAACGTCGACCACTCCGGCCAGATCGCCGTGCTGCGCACCCCGCCAGGGGCCGCCCAGTACCTCGCCAGCTTCATCGACAGGGTGGGCCTGGACGACGTCGTCGGCTGCATCGCGGGCGACGACACCGTCTTCGTCCTGGCCCGGGAACCCCTCACCGGGGTGCAGCTCGCCCAACGACTGACCCGGCGCTGA
- a CDS encoding argininosuccinate synthase, with amino-acid sequence MTARVVLAYSGGLDTTVAIPYLAKMTGGEVVAVSLDLGQGGEDMESVRQRALDAGAVESVVIDAKDEFATDYCMPTIRANGLYQGEYPLVSAISRPLIVKHLVEAAKEFNGTHVSHGCTGKGNDQVRFETGFTDLAPELDIIAPARDYAWTRDKAIAFAEENDIPIEQSKKSPFSIDQNVFGRAIETGFLEDLWNAPTKDLYAYTEDPAIGNAPDEVIISFEGGTPVAIDGRKVTPLEAIEEMNRRAGAQGIGRLDMVEDRLVGIKSREIYEAPGAIALITAHQAMEAVTIERELARYKRTIEVEWASQVYDGLWYSPLKRSLDAFIDESQQHVTGDVRMVLHAGKATVNGRRSNHSLYDFNLATYDTGDTFDQTMAKGFVQLHGLSSKIANKRDREAQ; translated from the coding sequence ATGACTGCACGCGTCGTGCTCGCCTACTCCGGCGGCCTGGACACCACCGTCGCCATCCCGTACCTGGCCAAGATGACCGGCGGAGAGGTCGTCGCCGTCTCCCTCGACCTCGGTCAGGGCGGCGAGGACATGGAGTCCGTGCGCCAGCGTGCACTGGACGCCGGCGCCGTCGAGTCCGTCGTCATTGACGCCAAGGACGAGTTCGCCACCGACTACTGCATGCCGACCATCCGGGCGAACGGCCTGTACCAGGGTGAGTACCCGCTGGTCTCCGCGATCTCGCGCCCGCTGATCGTCAAGCACCTGGTCGAGGCCGCCAAGGAGTTCAACGGCACCCACGTCTCCCACGGCTGCACCGGCAAGGGCAACGACCAGGTCCGTTTCGAGACCGGCTTCACCGACCTGGCCCCGGAGCTGGACATCATCGCCCCGGCCCGTGACTACGCCTGGACCCGCGACAAGGCAATCGCCTTCGCCGAAGAGAACGACATCCCGATCGAGCAGTCGAAGAAGTCGCCGTTCTCCATCGACCAGAACGTCTTCGGCCGAGCCATCGAGACCGGCTTCCTCGAGGACCTGTGGAACGCCCCGACCAAGGATCTCTACGCCTACACCGAGGATCCGGCCATCGGCAACGCCCCGGACGAGGTCATCATCTCCTTCGAGGGCGGCACCCCGGTGGCCATCGACGGCCGCAAGGTCACCCCGCTGGAGGCCATCGAGGAGATGAACCGTCGCGCCGGCGCCCAGGGCATCGGCCGTCTGGACATGGTCGAGGACCGTCTCGTCGGCATCAAGTCCCGCGAGATCTACGAGGCGCCGGGCGCCATCGCCCTGATCACCGCCCACCAGGCCATGGAGGCGGTGACCATCGAGCGAGAGCTCGCCCGCTACAAGCGCACCATCGAGGTCGAGTGGGCCAGCCAGGTCTACGACGGCCTGTGGTACTCCCCGCTGAAGCGTTCCCTGGACGCCTTCATCGACGAGTCCCAGCAGCACGTCACCGGAGACGTCCGCATGGTCCTGCACGCGGGCAAGGCCACCGTCAACGGTCGCCGCTCCAACCACTCGCTCTACGACTTCAACCTCGCCACCTACGACACCGGCGACACCTTCGACCAGACCATGGCCAAGGGCTTCGTTCAGCTGCACGGCCTGTCCTCCAAGATCGCCAACAAGCGCGACCGCGAGGCCCAGTAA
- the argH gene encoding argininosuccinate lyase, producing the protein MDKHGTNEGALWGGRFSGGPSDAMFALSVSTHFDWVLAPYDVLASKAHAKVLNAAGLLTDADLATMLAGLDQLGADVADGSFTPDPTDEDVHGAMERGLIDRVGPEVGGRLRAGRSRNDQVATLFRMWLRDAIRDTALDVADLVDALVAQAEAHPDAIMAGKTHSQAAQPVLLAHQLLAHAQPLLRDLDRIRDLDKRLAVSPYGSGALAGSSLRLNPEAIAEELGFDSAADNSIDATSSRDFASEAAFVYAQIAVNMSRLAEEIVYWATPEFGYVTLADAWSTGSSIMPQKKNPDIAELTRGKTGRLIGNLSGLLATLKAQPLAYNRDLQEDKEPVIDSVAQLRLLLPAMTGLVSTLTFHEDRLREIAPMGYTLATDLAEWMVRQGVPFREAHEASGECVRIAEARGVGLEELSDEELTGVDKRLTPEVREVLTIDGAVASRATRGGTAGPRVVEQRGRVAEANAAHRAWAQISVR; encoded by the coding sequence ATCGATAAGCACGGGACGAACGAGGGCGCCCTCTGGGGCGGCCGCTTCTCCGGCGGCCCCTCGGACGCCATGTTCGCGCTGAGCGTGTCCACCCACTTCGACTGGGTCCTGGCACCGTACGACGTGCTCGCCTCCAAGGCCCACGCCAAGGTCCTCAACGCCGCGGGCCTGCTTACCGACGCCGACCTGGCCACCATGCTCGCGGGCCTGGATCAGCTCGGTGCGGACGTCGCCGACGGTTCCTTCACCCCGGATCCCACGGACGAGGACGTCCACGGCGCCATGGAACGCGGTCTCATCGACCGCGTCGGCCCGGAGGTCGGTGGCCGTCTGCGTGCCGGCCGCTCCCGCAACGACCAGGTCGCCACGCTCTTCCGCATGTGGCTTCGCGACGCCATCCGCGACACCGCCCTCGACGTCGCCGATCTGGTCGACGCCCTCGTCGCCCAGGCCGAGGCCCACCCGGACGCGATCATGGCCGGCAAGACCCACTCGCAGGCGGCCCAGCCGGTCCTGCTGGCGCACCAGCTGCTGGCCCATGCCCAGCCGCTGCTGCGCGACCTGGACCGCATCCGGGACCTGGACAAGCGCCTGGCCGTGAGCCCCTACGGTTCCGGCGCGCTGGCCGGCTCCTCGCTGCGGCTCAACCCGGAGGCCATCGCCGAGGAGCTCGGTTTCGACTCCGCTGCGGACAACTCCATCGACGCCACCAGCTCGCGCGACTTCGCCTCGGAGGCGGCCTTCGTCTACGCGCAGATCGCCGTGAACATGTCGCGTCTGGCCGAGGAGATCGTCTACTGGGCGACGCCGGAGTTCGGCTACGTCACGCTCGCCGATGCCTGGTCCACCGGCTCATCGATCATGCCGCAGAAGAAGAACCCGGACATCGCCGAACTCACCCGCGGCAAGACCGGGCGTCTCATCGGTAACCTGTCCGGCCTGCTGGCGACCCTCAAGGCTCAGCCACTCGCGTACAACCGCGACCTTCAGGAGGACAAGGAGCCGGTCATCGACTCCGTCGCCCAGCTGCGCCTGCTCCTGCCGGCAATGACCGGGCTGGTCTCCACCCTGACCTTCCACGAGGACCGCCTGCGCGAGATCGCGCCGATGGGCTACACCCTGGCCACCGACCTCGCCGAGTGGATGGTCCGGCAGGGCGTGCCCTTCCGCGAGGCGCATGAGGCCTCCGGCGAGTGCGTGCGCATCGCCGAGGCCCGCGGCGTCGGCCTGGAGGAGCTCAGTGACGAGGAACTCACGGGCGTCGACAAGCGTCTGACCCCCGAGGTTCGCGAGGTGCTCACCATCGACGGCGCCGTGGCCTCCCGCGCCACCCGTGGCGGCACTGCAGGTCCGCGCGTCGTCGAGCAGCGTGGCCGAGTCGCCGAGGCCAACGCGGCCCACCGCGCATGGGCGCAGATTTCGGTTCGCTAG
- a CDS encoding Trm112 family protein produces MSLDPKLLDVLACPKDKGPLKYLEDEQVLVNERLHIAYRIENDIPVLLIDEAIDWPAQKNA; encoded by the coding sequence ATGAGTCTGGACCCGAAGCTTCTTGACGTGCTGGCCTGCCCCAAAGACAAGGGGCCCCTGAAGTATCTGGAGGACGAGCAGGTGCTCGTCAACGAGCGACTGCACATCGCCTACCGCATTGAGAACGACATCCCGGTTCTGCTGATCGATGAAGCCATCGACTGGCCGGCACAGAAAAACGCTTAA
- the tyrS gene encoding tyrosine--tRNA ligase, giving the protein MADNIIDELSWRGLINQSTDLDALREATSEPMSLYCGFDPTGSSLHAGHLVPMIMLRRFQEFGHRPVTLAGGATGMIGDPRDVGERSMLTEETVAENMEAIKGQLRRFVDFSEDRENKAIMVNNADWTGNLNVIDFLRDVGKNFSLNTMLDRDTVKRRLESDGISYTEFSYMLLQSNDFVQLRRNYGVILQIGGGDQWGNIVSGVDLNRRMDGAKVHGLTVPLVTDAEGNKFGKSTGGGKLWLDPAQTSPYSWYQYFINAGDSVVIDYLKWFTFLTREEIAELEKEVAERPFKREAQRRLAQEMTDLVHGREATTAVELASQALFGRAELTDLDEDTLASAVSETKVFEVEAGESRNILDLLVGAGLASSKGDARRSVKEGGAYVNNVRVESEDWEPAESDLLHGRWLVLRKGKKNFAGVKVSG; this is encoded by the coding sequence ATGGCTGACAACATCATCGACGAACTTTCCTGGCGGGGATTGATCAACCAGTCCACCGACCTCGACGCGCTGCGCGAGGCCACCTCCGAGCCGATGTCGCTCTACTGCGGCTTCGATCCGACGGGAAGCTCCCTGCACGCCGGGCACCTGGTCCCGATGATCATGCTGCGCCGCTTCCAGGAGTTCGGCCACCGACCGGTCACCCTGGCCGGCGGCGCCACCGGCATGATCGGCGATCCGCGCGACGTCGGCGAGCGGTCGATGCTCACCGAGGAGACCGTCGCCGAGAACATGGAGGCCATCAAGGGACAGCTGCGTCGCTTCGTCGACTTCTCCGAGGACCGGGAGAACAAGGCGATCATGGTCAACAACGCCGACTGGACCGGCAACCTCAACGTCATCGACTTTCTGCGGGACGTGGGCAAGAACTTCTCGCTCAACACCATGCTCGACCGGGACACGGTCAAGCGTCGCCTGGAGTCCGACGGCATCTCCTACACCGAGTTCTCCTACATGCTGCTGCAGTCCAACGACTTCGTGCAGCTGCGCCGCAACTACGGCGTCATCCTCCAGATCGGCGGGGGCGACCAGTGGGGAAACATCGTGTCCGGCGTCGACCTCAACCGGCGCATGGACGGCGCCAAGGTCCACGGGCTCACCGTTCCGCTGGTCACCGATGCGGAGGGCAACAAGTTCGGCAAGTCGACCGGCGGCGGCAAGCTCTGGCTCGACCCTGCCCAGACCTCGCCGTACTCCTGGTACCAGTACTTCATCAACGCCGGCGACTCAGTCGTCATCGACTACCTCAAATGGTTCACCTTCCTCACCCGGGAAGAGATCGCCGAGCTCGAGAAGGAGGTCGCCGAGCGTCCGTTCAAGCGCGAGGCGCAGCGACGCCTGGCGCAGGAGATGACCGATCTGGTCCACGGGCGGGAAGCGACCACGGCCGTCGAGCTCGCCTCGCAGGCGCTGTTCGGCCGCGCCGAGCTCACCGACCTTGACGAGGACACCCTGGCCTCCGCCGTCTCCGAGACCAAGGTCTTCGAGGTTGAGGCAGGGGAGTCCCGGAACATCCTCGATCTCCTCGTGGGCGCCGGTCTCGCCTCCTCGAAGGGAGACGCCCGCCGCTCGGTCAAGGAAGGCGGCGCATACGTAAACAACGTGCGGGTCGAGTCCGAGGACTGGGAGCCGGCCGAATCTGATCTGCTCCACGGCCGCTGGCTGGTTCTGCGCAAGGGCAAGAAGAACTTCGCCGGCGTGAAGGTCAGCGGATAA
- a CDS encoding HAD-IIA family hydrolase has translation MSLLEFYDALLLDLDGTVWEGGRAIPGAVETITAAGLPAVYITNNASRGPASVVEKLAAIGLEVTEESVLTSAQAAVAMGLQDFPSGTRVLVVGTESFRDLARAAGLEVVDSADERPAVVFHGHNPETGWAQLTEAALAIREGAVYIASNLDSTLPMERGLAVGNGSMVAAVISATGVAPAAAGKPQPTMFHQAVATLGAQRPLAVGDRLNTDIEGANAAGIPTFQVLTGVHGALDLIEAPKEQRPTYIGRDMRDLHRTAGELLPGAQGGFTARTNRRDILLERGNADGTPEQALRTVLEVAWSMPEPPELIRPMSEAAEAATDAW, from the coding sequence ATGAGTCTTCTGGAGTTCTACGATGCCCTGCTGCTGGACCTTGACGGAACCGTGTGGGAGGGCGGCCGGGCCATCCCCGGCGCCGTAGAAACCATCACGGCGGCGGGCCTGCCGGCGGTCTACATCACCAACAACGCCTCCCGCGGCCCGGCTTCCGTCGTCGAGAAGCTCGCGGCGATCGGCCTCGAGGTGACGGAGGAGAGTGTCCTGACCTCGGCGCAGGCCGCCGTCGCCATGGGGCTGCAGGATTTCCCCTCCGGGACGAGGGTGTTGGTGGTGGGCACCGAGTCTTTCCGTGATCTCGCGCGGGCGGCGGGTCTCGAGGTGGTCGACTCCGCTGACGAGCGGCCCGCCGTCGTCTTCCACGGCCATAACCCGGAGACCGGGTGGGCGCAGCTGACCGAGGCCGCCCTCGCGATCCGCGAGGGCGCGGTCTACATCGCCAGCAACCTGGATTCGACGCTGCCGATGGAGCGGGGGCTCGCGGTGGGCAACGGCTCCATGGTCGCGGCGGTCATCTCCGCGACCGGCGTCGCCCCGGCGGCCGCCGGTAAGCCGCAACCGACGATGTTCCATCAGGCCGTCGCCACGCTTGGTGCGCAGCGCCCGCTGGCGGTGGGCGACCGTCTCAACACCGACATCGAGGGCGCCAACGCCGCCGGCATCCCCACCTTCCAGGTCCTGACCGGGGTCCATGGCGCCCTTGACCTCATCGAGGCCCCGAAGGAGCAGCGTCCGACCTACATCGGCCGGGACATGCGCGATCTCCACCGGACCGCCGGGGAACTGCTGCCGGGCGCCCAGGGCGGCTTCACCGCGCGCACCAACCGCCGCGACATTCTGCTGGAACGCGGCAACGCGGACGGCACCCCGGAGCAGGCCCTGCGCACCGTCCTGGAGGTGGCGTGGTCGATGCCGGAGCCTCCGGAGCTCATCCGCCCGATGTCCGAGGCGGCCGAAGCCGCCACCGACGCCTGGTAG
- a CDS encoding TlyA family RNA methyltransferase has product MASGRRRLDAELVRRKIARSREHAVEMIKDGRVTVAGFLASKPATQVDPGESIKVTEAQDDGWASRGAHKLLGALEAFEPQGLVVTGKKALDAGASTGGFTDVLLRRGAAEVVAVDVGYGQLIWRLQDDERVRVLDRTNIRNLTPTMTGGPCDLMVGDLSFISLTLTLPAIAQCLRDGADLLPMVKPQFEVGKDRLGSGGVVRSPELRAEVTRDVAEFAFTLGLSCRGVVASPLPGPSGNVEYFLWLVKDGGASAPTEAELAAMIERAVQEGPQ; this is encoded by the coding sequence ATGGCATCAGGCCGACGCCGCCTCGACGCGGAACTTGTCCGGCGAAAGATCGCCCGCTCCCGCGAGCACGCCGTCGAGATGATCAAGGACGGCCGTGTCACCGTCGCCGGTTTCCTGGCCAGCAAACCAGCCACGCAGGTGGACCCGGGGGAGTCCATCAAGGTCACCGAGGCGCAGGACGACGGGTGGGCGTCGCGGGGCGCGCACAAGCTCCTCGGTGCCCTCGAGGCCTTCGAACCGCAGGGGCTGGTCGTTACGGGCAAAAAGGCGCTAGACGCCGGCGCCTCGACGGGCGGGTTCACCGACGTGCTCCTGCGTCGGGGCGCGGCGGAGGTCGTCGCGGTCGACGTCGGCTACGGTCAGCTCATCTGGCGCCTGCAGGACGACGAACGGGTCCGGGTCCTCGACCGCACCAACATCCGCAACCTCACGCCGACGATGACGGGCGGCCCCTGCGATCTCATGGTCGGGGATCTGTCCTTCATTTCCCTGACCCTGACCCTGCCGGCCATCGCGCAGTGCCTGCGCGACGGCGCCGACCTGCTGCCGATGGTCAAACCCCAGTTCGAGGTCGGCAAGGACCGCCTGGGCAGCGGAGGGGTCGTGCGCAGCCCCGAGTTGCGCGCCGAGGTGACGCGCGACGTCGCCGAGTTCGCCTTCACGCTCGGGTTGAGCTGCCGCGGTGTGGTCGCGTCCCCGCTGCCGGGGCCGAGCGGTAACGTAGAATATTTCCTGTGGCTGGTCAAGGACGGCGGCGCCAGCGCCCCGACGGAAGCGGAGCTGGCCGCCATGATCGAACGGGCCGTCCAGGAGGGACCGCAGTGA
- a CDS encoding NAD kinase: MRREILLVPHTGRQTNVRAAARAAELLEGAGISVRVLVSHGTEPLEQHPSLAKLPRVRHEAAAAEGCELVLVLGGDGTFLRAADLARAQDLPVLGINLGHVGFLAEWEAASLDLAIRRVIDKVYRVEDRMTIDVTVTDVDGGLIGQSWALNEVSVENIDRRGVLDAILEVDFRPVSSFGCDGIIISTPTGSTAYAFSAGGPVLWPELDAILVQPNNAHALFTKPLVVSPSSTVAVESVSTTNPAQAVMDGFRIVPVPPGARVEVTYGHRPVRWVRLDEQAFTDRLVTKLRLPVAGWRGPRAAGR, encoded by the coding sequence GTGCGGCGGGAGATCCTCCTCGTGCCGCACACGGGCCGGCAGACCAATGTCCGGGCCGCCGCCCGCGCCGCCGAACTGCTCGAGGGCGCCGGAATCTCGGTCCGGGTGCTCGTCTCCCACGGCACCGAGCCCCTCGAGCAGCACCCGTCGCTGGCGAAGCTGCCGCGGGTGCGGCACGAGGCGGCCGCCGCCGAAGGCTGTGAGCTCGTGCTCGTCCTCGGCGGGGACGGGACCTTCCTCCGCGCGGCCGACCTGGCCCGTGCCCAGGATCTGCCGGTCCTGGGCATCAACCTCGGGCACGTGGGCTTCCTGGCCGAATGGGAGGCCGCCTCCCTGGACCTGGCGATTCGGCGGGTGATCGACAAGGTGTACCGGGTTGAGGACCGCATGACCATCGACGTCACCGTGACCGACGTCGACGGGGGGCTCATCGGCCAGAGCTGGGCGCTCAACGAGGTGTCGGTGGAGAACATCGACCGCAGGGGCGTGCTCGACGCGATTCTCGAGGTCGATTTCCGCCCGGTGTCCTCCTTCGGCTGCGACGGCATCATCATCTCCACGCCGACGGGCTCCACCGCCTACGCCTTCTCCGCGGGCGGCCCGGTGCTGTGGCCGGAACTGGACGCCATCCTCGTGCAGCCGAACAACGCCCATGCGCTGTTCACCAAGCCGCTGGTGGTCTCGCCCAGCTCGACGGTGGCCGTGGAGTCGGTTTCGACGACGAACCCGGCGCAGGCCGTCATGGACGGTTTCCGCATCGTGCCGGTCCCGCCGGGGGCGCGTGTCGAGGTGACCTACGGTCATCGTCCGGTGCGCTGGGTGCGTCTGGACGAGCAGGCTTTCACGGACCGGCTGGTGACCAAACTGCGCCTGCCGGTGGCGGGCTGGCGCGGACCGCGGGCGGCCGGCCGGTAG